From the Gossypium hirsutum isolate 1008001.06 chromosome A02, Gossypium_hirsutum_v2.1, whole genome shotgun sequence genome, the window CCATTTGTGTAAGGAACCGAGAAGGGCCAGTGCAAAGCATGGGTGAAGGGATTTCGGTCTGGTCCCAACTAGTTCGGGGTGGGTTAAACACAATACTGATGGTGCTGTTTCTGTAGGTGATGTTAAGTCCGGGGCTTCTGGTTTGATTAGGAATGCGTTGGGAAATGGGAAGTTGGCTATAGCAGATTCATTGGTGTGAGCAACGTTCTTGAAGTAGAACTGCATGTTGTTTTGGATGGCTTGAAGATTGCCTGGGACGAAGGCTTTTAGCAAATACTGTTGGAATGTGATAACCTTCATATTATTAACTCCACTTATTGGTCGAGGCAATGATGTATTTAGTAAAGTTGAGGAATTAAGTAGAAGGAACTGGGCAGTGCATGTTTCGCATATTCGAGGGATGGTAACGTCGGTAAAATAGCTCTAACAGATAGACCTGGGTTGCAAGTACTTTTAGACCCTTTTTCTGCTGTTCTTGACGTGTTGAATGATGATGTTTCAGGCCTGTCTAGCTATACGAATGCTCAACACTTTTCCTTTGTATTTTGTTGGCTTCTAGCTAGTGGTGAGCATCGCCCGGTCCGGGCCGGGCCGGCCGGGctcaactaaaattttaggcATGTTTGCTAGGCTCAGGCCCGGCCCGGCTAAAaaagcctaaaattttatctaagcccgacccgaataaaaatgctaaaatctgGGCCAGACCgggcccgcccatattaatttttatattatttttatataatttaaaatatatataatgcatcaaaaatactaaaaatatcaaaataaatattttccaacaaattggaaataaattttaacaatatatatatacttaaataacactgcATCTTAACAatcaaatgtctctaaaataataacaaaattaacaataaaataaattttatacaatatctaaacaataacaacaaaatagtagcaacataatagtaaaatggtagtaaaatagggagaaaacaacaagaaaataatattaaaaaaagcagaatttttttcttttagtgcattcgggccgggccgggccggggtCGGGCAAAAAATGCCTTACTTGAGGCCCGGTCCATTTTTTAAACCGGCATTATTTTTTTTCCCAAgctcattttttgggcctatatttttacccaaaccctctcaaaTTTCGGGCAGGCCTTCACCCGGCCCAGCTCATGATCAGGTCTACATCGAGCCTCCTTCTATtttcacacacacaaaaaatGAACTATGGACATAATCACAATTGAAATAGTAAGATTATTATATGATAACATTatggaaagaaaattgaaaaaatgaaaaattgaagggtagaaaattagaaatatgaaagatatattttattgttataaGTGTGCTTGGTTGggaggatgaaaaaaataaaagaaaaaatatttgaaaaatatataattttgaactaacatgcacatctcttattttctttcctcCTATCGTTTTAATTTGGAAAGattaatttttatgcattaagATAAAAATGCACATCTCCTATTTTCTTTCCACTCACTTTTCTTCTCTACCAATACacattcaaaatttatttcttttcatttttttattcccTCCTTCCATCCCTCCAATTTTTCACCCAACCAAGCACATCCTATGTACTAGAATTTTAACTCTTTCCCTCAATTTATGATgctaaaaaagtaataaaaaaagggtaaaataataaaggttaaattgtaCCATTAGTCACTAAGCTATtggtaagtttttattttggttacttAACTAAATAAAGTTACAATTTGATAACTAATCTTTTCAAAATTGTTTTTATTGTCACCTGACTGTTAAGTAGCAcatttttatttgatataataacaattttagtgttttatattttttgtcaattgaACCCTAgttctatataaaaattataaaaaaaactcaaaattatttttaaaatagaaaagtttatagaaaaattccagaaaaaaaatgaagaaaattatCCTTCACTAGaatccaataaaaaaattaaaaatagaacaaaatcaaaataaatgttAGATTATTACATGCTTTCATAATTTTTCTAGAAATCAAATTAGTAATATTTAAGTCAAGTTTCATGCCTCTCAAGAACATCCACAACTGATATTATAAAGGCTTGTGAAATCGACTCTAATACTCTTTTCTAgccaaaaaaattacaaaacatattagaAAGTTTTCTTTATAGACtcaattcaaatttttaattaattcaaattatttttttaagacccaaaattatattttgatttttttataacaaaatttcatgtaaagaaacaaaagaggtaaaaataaataaataaataaagaaccaATAATATTGTTTAACTTTTTTTcctatgtttttttaaaaagaaagggGCATCGGATATTTCTATTCATATAATATAGAGAGAAATTTTGGAGAgtttgaaaacaattttctttcattttctcacTTTatccatttttgaaaattttatttatttttatattaattttaatttttagatttttttaaaaaaattgaaaagaatttcaacttttatcattttataataatCGAGGTGAAATTGATAGAAAGTATAAATTTTGAAGActaaaattactattataccaattaaaaaatatCACCTAATAgttaagtaataaaaaaataatttcaaaaaatttagtgactaagttgtaacttttttaaattaaatgataaaaaaaactttacaCTAATTGTGTAGTTACCCAATAATAAACTAGTTTACAAAATGAGCAACCTTTGGTTTGAACATTTTAAAGACAGACATGGCCTATAAGTAAGGCTTTCTAAGCCTCTATCTGtacccaaaaacaaaaaaagaaagccATACATACATGGCCTGAAACTGCATCAAATACAAACCTTGAGAAAAGCATCTTCCTAATTTAATTCTGAGTTAGTCCGTTGTCACGACTCATCATTTTTCCTAAAGTACAAATTGAACATATGTTCGGACATGAATCCGAGTAATATAGTTGCGCAACTCTTGGAAGGTGGGAAAACTTGGATGAAAGCAGCATATGTACTATCTTCCTTTGAGATCCACAAACTGTGAGAAAACGGTACTTCGGTTTGAATCAACGTCATCATTAACTATCGCTTCATCAGCAGCGATGGTTGCTGTGTGTGTAGCATAAGCATTATTGGCCTTGTTTTCAGCCACTAGCATCCCTCCTGGATGTTCCTCCAATTGAAGGGAAAACTCGAGATTCCACAGCACATCACCCATCGAAGGTCGATCAGTCCCATGATCCAATAAACACTTTCCTGCAATCTCAGTGAATTTCCTAAGGCAATCTGGATTAATCCTTCCCTTAAGATGGGGATCAATGATTTCATGGAGTGTTCCTTTCCTTTCGCAAATCCGAGCGTAATCTCCAAGACTAACTTGTTCCTTAGGCAAGCTCGCGTCTAGTACTGGTCTTGCGCACAACACTTCAAAAAGGACTACTCCAAAGGAGTAAACATCGGATTTTTCGGTTAATTGTTGCCTACGGAAATATTCGGGGTCCAAGTAACCAAAACTACCTTTCACCATTGTACTAACATGATCTTGTTCTAGATTTGGACCGGTTTTCGATAGTCCGAAATCGGAAACTTTGGCTACCCATTTCTCATCCAATAAAATGTTTGTAGTCTTAACATCTCTGTGTATGATTGTGTGCCTTGCGCCAGTGTGAAGATAGTGAAGTCCTCTTGCAGCTCCAATGCATATTTCCAATCTTTGTTTCCAAGGCAAGGGAGGTTTATTTGTCTTATACAAATGTTCCCTTAAGGTCCCATTAGCCATATAATCATAGACCAAAATCATCTCTCCGCCTTCTTCGCAAAATCCGATTAATGACACTAAATGCCGGTGTCTAAGCTTCGACAGCATCTCGATTTCAGTCTGGAATTCGTGTACTCCTTGTTCCGAAGAAGGGTTTGATCTTTTGATAGCAACTTTAGTTCCTCCATCTATAGTACCCCTGTAAACATTTCCAAATCCTCCAACACCGATAACGCGTGATTCATCGAAGTTCTTGGTGCCATGTTTTATCTCCGACAAAGAGAAATGCCTGCATAGACCGGCAGCAAGGTTCGAAATCTGGCTACCGGGAAAGGTTTTTCCGGTTGACGATGAATGTGAACTGCCATTCGTTATCACCGAACTGAGAGTTTTTCcggttttcttctttttctttacaacaacaacaacaacaatggcAACCACTAAAGCACAACTAGCAACCCCTCCAGCAACCCCACCAGCAATCAATGGCCCATTTCTAGCCTCTGACTCTGAGAATCGTTTACTTTCTGCTTCTGCATCAGTAAGCATTTGGGACGGCACCGGATTCGGACCAGCCAAATTCATATTGGTGTCGTTAATTTTGAAAATCTCCAAGCCGTTAAGAAGTGCATTAAGATGCTTGGGTTTCATTGATACGGTGGGATGCAATTGCACCCACATCTCCTCGTCTCCGGGACTATCCGAAACATAGGCCGCAAAATCTTTATAAATAGGTCTCCCCTGACCTCCAACCCATGCAATTATATCACTCGGACTTTGTGCTGTTTGATTGttaatataaatatcaaacactctttcatttattttattaacctcaTACTCACAAAAATGGAGCCTAACAACATATGTGAAATTTGCATCAACATGAAAAATCCAAGTGAGGTTATAATTTGCATTAACGCGGGCACTCGGCCCCATCGTTCGCCCCGTAGAGTACACATCCACCGGCGCAATCACTTCCGGTACGCTTTTCGAGTATTGGATGCTTAAGTTTTTATCGGCCCTGGACGTGACACCGATCCCGCTGCCAAACAAATACGGGAAATCGTCGTACCACGTTCGAGTAAGCCCGGAATCTTTGTTGGGAGGAATGAACTGTCCACCTACGTTTAACCTAAACATTGTTTGCAACGTACAGCTAGTGAGTTCCAAGTATTGATCACTAAATCCAAGGAAAATTGCAGACTTTTGGAATATATCTGGCATAGGCACCAGTTCAATGCCATTAACGTAAGCATATGATCCCTTAGCGGGAGTGATGGTAACATTGAGATCACCCGATCCAACGGGTGTTAAAGAGAATTCTCTTATAATGTAACCCTGCGTGAAAGCTTTTGCGGTGATGGCGCCGCTGAAGTTGTGGAGAAGAGTGACGCCGTTGGCCACAACGGAGAAATAGGAGGTGAAAGGGTCGAGACCGTTGTAAGTGGAGGGGTAAAAATAGAGCCTGAGCCAATGGCGGGTATTGGGTGTAATGGGGAACTTGTACGATGTTGATGATGATTTGAAAATCCTCGCCGTCATGTATGGAACCGCTGTTGGCAACGAAGGGTCCTGGTATTGAGCCGTGGCGGCCTCTGTATCA encodes:
- the LOC107938662 gene encoding receptor-like protein kinase ANXUR2, whose protein sequence is MMKSISKTLLFALCYCFFTHFLAKSNPDSIHKGYILSCGASEDAATDADGQKWGPDAKFLTSSRDTEAATAQYQDPSLPTAVPYMTARIFKSSSTSYKFPITPNTRHWLRLYFYPSTYNGLDPFTSYFSVVANGVTLLHNFSGAITAKAFTQGYIIREFSLTPVGSGDLNVTITPAKGSYAYVNGIELVPMPDIFQKSAIFLGFSDQYLELTSCTLQTMFRLNVGGQFIPPNKDSGLTRTWYDDFPYLFGSGIGVTSRADKNLSIQYSKSVPEVIAPVDVYSTGRTMGPSARVNANYNLTWIFHVDANFTYVVRLHFCEYEVNKINERVFDIYINNQTAQSPSDIIAWVGGQGRPIYKDFAAYVSDSPGDEEMWVQLHPTVSMKPKHLNALLNGLEIFKINDTNMNLAGPNPVPSQMLTDAEAESKRFSESEARNGPLIAGGVAGGVASCALVVAIVVVVVVKKKKKTGKTLSSVITNGSSHSSSTGKTFPGSQISNLAAGLCRHFSLSEIKHGTKNFDESRVIGVGGFGNVYRGTIDGGTKVAIKRSNPSSEQGVHEFQTEIEMLSKLRHRHLVSLIGFCEEGGEMILVYDYMANGTLREHLYKTNKPPLPWKQRLEICIGAARGLHYLHTGARHTIIHRDVKTTNILLDEKWVAKVSDFGLSKTGPNLEQDHVSTMVKGSFGYLDPEYFRRQQLTEKSDVYSFGVVLFEVLCARPVLDASLPKEQVSLGDYARICERKGTLHEIIDPHLKGRINPDCLRKFTEIAGKCLLDHGTDRPSMGDVLWNLEFSLQLEEHPGGMLVAENKANNAYATHTATIAADEAIVNDDVDSNRSTVFSQFVDLKGR